The segment CGGCTTACATCGAATCAAAAGACAAAGGCGAACAAACGTTTGGTGGAACGAAGTACGAAACGTTGGGCGAAGAAAAGCGAAACGGGCTTTTGGTCGAACTTCTGCCTTGGCTTCGTGGTCAAGTCTGTCAGCAGAACAAATTCGTTGGAACGGTTGAAACCCGGGACGCAATCATGCGTTTTGTGAACTCTAAGGATGCACAGCGACTTGCAGAACTCGGCACAAGCTGCCCCGATCACTTCCTTAGAACCAAGATCAAGCCGCTCTACGTCGACTGGGACGCCACGAAAACATCGGAAGACGATCCAAACGGGTTGAAATCACTTCAGGCCATGCTTGAGTCTGGTCTTGAACAGTATCGCAAGGACTACGCGGCCTACTACGAGGCCTGCAAGCACGACAATTCGCCCGCGATGCGTGACCCGAATCCTACCGTCATTCTCATCCCTGGCGTTGGCATGATCGCATGGGGCAAAGACAAAAGCGAATCTCGCGTGACGGCAGAATTTTACAACTGTGCCGTTGAAGTGATGCGTGGCGCTGAGGCAATCGGAAACTACATTTCACTTCCAAAACAGGAAGCGTTCGACATCGAGTACTGGCTGCTCGAAGAAGCCAAGCTGAAACGCAAGCCACCTGAAAAGGAAATGTCTCGAGACATCGTCCTTGTTGTTGGAGCCGGCAACGGAATCGGAAAAGAAGTGGCTCACCGACTGGCCAAGGAAGGCGCCCATATCGTCTGTGCGGACCTTTCAACTGAAGCTGCAGAGAAAACAGCCAGTGAGCTTTCGGAGATCTACGGACAAGGGATCGGCGTCGCTGGAACGGGGATCTCTGGATGTGGCCCGGCAATCGGTGCCACCGTCGACATCACCAATCGCGATTCCATCCGCGAAATGATCCAGCAAACATTGCTTGCTTACGGCGGTATCGATCGAGTCATCGTCACTGCGGGGGTTTTCGTTGCTCCTGAACGCGATGGATCGCTCAGCGATGACAAATGGAAGTTTACTTTCGACGTCAACGTTCGCGGAAGCTACAACGTCGTCGACGAGTTCCGCAGCATCCTGAAAAGCCAGGGACTCAGTGCCGCCGTCGTTTTGACAACCAGCGTCAATGGCGTCGTTGGCAAGAAGGGCTCGGTTGCTTACGACACATCGAAAGCCGCTGCCAACCACCTTGTGCGTGAGCTTGCAATCGAGATGGCACCGCTGGTTCGAGTCAACGCCGTCGCACCAGCAACCGTCGTGGCTGGAAGCACAATGTTTCCTCGTGACCGCGTAATAGCTTCGCTAACGAAGTACGACATCGAATTTGCGGAATCGGAATCTGACGAGGAACTGCGAGACAAGTTGGCCAACTTTTACGCAAAAAGAACATTGACGCAGCAGCCCATTACACCAGCCGACCAAGCTGAAGCGATTTACTTTCTGGCCTCAAACAAGTCCAGCAAAACGACCGGGCAAATCATCAACGTCGACGGTGGACTGCACGAAGCGTTTCTTCGCTAAGTAGTCAACACCATCGGGTTCCTGTTTCCAAAGCCCATTTTGACCGCGTTTAAGTCCACTCTTGAGATCTAGGGTCAGGTTTAACCGGGACGAAGATACTTGACCTTGCCCCTAAATCCTGATCCATGCGGAGTGTGAAAAAAATTGTTAGTTTTCACAATCCAAGAGGATCAAAATGAAGCGAAAAAGGTACACGGAAGAGCATATTGCATTTGCCCTTCGTCAGGGAGAATCGGGAACGCCCATTGCGGATATCGTTCGCAAGATGGGAATTACAGAACAGACTTACTATCGGTGGAAGAAGAAGTTCGCTGGGATGGGCGTTGCTGAAGTCCGGCGTTTGAAGCAACTTGAGGAAGAGAATCGAAAGCTGAAACAGCTCGTTGCTGACCTTAGCCTCGACAAGAAGATGCTTCAGGACGTTGTCCAGGGAAAGGTCTAAAGCCCGATCGTCGGCGGACGATCGTTAAGAAGCTTAAGTTTCATATGAAGTTAGCGAACGCCGCGCACTGTTGGCGACTGGATTTCCAAGTCCAACCACCGATACAAAAGTGTTAAAGATGATCGGGCAGATCTTCGTATCAAACTTCGTGATTTGGCCACGAGCCGTGTTCACTACGGCTATCGCCGCCTTCATGTTCTCTTGCAACGAGAGGGTTGGAAGGTCAACCACAAACTGGTCTACCGGGTCTACAAGGAGGAAGGCCTGGCCATGCGTCGCAAGCGGCCTCGCCGTAACCGGAGCTGCCAGATTCGTGAAGGAAGAGCTTCTCCAACTCGTACTCGGTAGCGCTGGAGCATGGACTTCATGTCGGATCAGCTGTACTGTGGGCGTCGTTTTCGGCTTCTGACGTTGGTCGATAACTTTAGTCGAGTTAGCCTCGCGATCGAGTCAGGCCAAAGAATGACGGGCGACCATGTCGTTCAGATTCTGGAAAAAGTTTGCAAGGTTCACGGATTCCCTGAAGTGATTCAGGTGGACAATGGACCTGAGTTCATTTCCCAGAGTTTGGATTGGTGGGCATACTGGAACAAGGTTAAGCTTGATTTCAGCCGTCCCGGCAAACCAACCGATAATGCCGTGATAGAGTCGTTCAATGGGCGTGTTCGGCAAGAATGCTTGAATCAGAACTGGTTCCTTTCCTTAGAGGATGCTCAGGAGAAACTTGAACAGAGGAGGAAAGACTACAACCAGAATCGACCGCATAGTAGCTTGGGTCAGCTGACTCCCAACGAGTTTGCGGCCCGGCAGTGTTCTCCGACTTCGGCTACGCCTCAGTCTCCGAACACTGCCTGAGGGAAAGAAAAACTCACGCTCCAAGTGGACTCAATTCGGGGGCAAGGTCAAGGCTCAGTAGACTCTCATATCACATGGAACAACTTTTGGGGAGCAGGCCAGACCGTCTGGTCGCGTAGAAAGACGGAACTGAATACGGAAGCAACCAGCGCGCGTGTTCTGGAAAAGTTCGACGCTGACGCTTACCATTGAGCGGCATGCCTTACCAAGAGCACAATAGCTTCTCCGAAGAACAAAATCAGGAAACAGGAATGGAACGATTCAAGGAAAAAGTTGCCGTCGTAACCGGAGGCGGTTCGGGAATTGGCGCTGCAATCGCCACCCGCTTGGCAGCTGAGGGTGCTACCGTCGCGATCATCGAACTGGAAACTGAACGAGGCCAGGAAACCGTCGACGCTATCAAAGCGGCCGACGGGAGCGCCAGTGTTTTCGCTTGCGACGTCGGAAGCCATGACTCGGTCGTTAGCTGTTTCGCCAAAATCGAATCTGAATTCGGCCCTGTCAACATTCTGGTCAACAACGCGGGCATCGCTCATGTCGGCAATCTTTCCAATACAACCGAAGCTGACCTGGACCGCATCTATAAAGTCAATGTCAAAGGCGTTTACAACTGCATGTATGCTGCCATTGGCGGCATGTTGAAACAGAAAGGCGGAGTCATCCTGAACCTTGCCTCGATTGCGTCCAAACTGGGTATCCTCGACCGATTCGCGTATTCGATGAGCAAAGGAGCCGTGTTCACGATGACCCTTTCGGTCGCTCGGGATTACGTCGACAAAAACATTCGCTGCAACTGCATTTGCCCAGCCCGTGTCCATACTCCTTTTGTCGACAACTTCATCGCACAAAACTATCCAGGGGAAGAGGAAGCAGTCTTTCAAAAGCTTTCCGAGTATCAACCTCTGGGACGCATGGGACAACCATCGGAGATTGCTTCGCTGGTCGCCTATCTGTGCTCCGACGAAGCAGCTTTCATCACGGGCGCCGCCTACGACATCGACGGCGGTGTCACGCAACTGCGTTAGCTTGCAATCAAACGAAACAGTGAAGTAGTTAGGTCGATTTACTCGCGTGTCGCCACCTTCGTTTTCGGTTTCGAGTTGGACGTCAAAGTTGCGAAACGCCGCCAGATCGTAGCTTCAGATTTCCGAGTCAGCGGCTTGCGTACGCGTTTGAACAATCACGGTGAATTAACGAATGATCAACGCGACGATTATCATCACGGCAGCCTTGCTTGGGGCTTACCTTGCGTTTTCGAGGCGACTTTCGCAGTCATCGAGCTGGCAAGCGATTGTGACTCCACTGGCGTCGATCATGGGAAGCGGATTTCTGGTCAGCGCACCACTTTTAGCTGGCGTTGTCGGCAATCTGGCAGTCATTTGCATGGCTGTGCTATTGGTTCTCGCTTTCGCGATCGGTGAA is part of the Mariniblastus fucicola genome and harbors:
- a CDS encoding bifunctional rhamnulose-1-phosphate aldolase/short-chain dehydrogenase, which encodes MSTLKELTFVDRHWDDSVAEKLSPAERLAYRSNCLGADQRITNTGGGNTSSKVLEKDPLTGEETEVLWVKGSGGDLRTAKLENFASLYMSKLLGLIPVYENAPNNGPKTPAEDNMVGQFPHCTFNLNPRASSIDTPLHGFLPARHVDHMHPNSVIAIAACDRSKELTAEIFGDEIGWVPWLRPGFELGLMMKREVDANPSLKGLVMGQHGLINWADDDKECYDLTLQLIDKAAAYIESKDKGEQTFGGTKYETLGEEKRNGLLVELLPWLRGQVCQQNKFVGTVETRDAIMRFVNSKDAQRLAELGTSCPDHFLRTKIKPLYVDWDATKTSEDDPNGLKSLQAMLESGLEQYRKDYAAYYEACKHDNSPAMRDPNPTVILIPGVGMIAWGKDKSESRVTAEFYNCAVEVMRGAEAIGNYISLPKQEAFDIEYWLLEEAKLKRKPPEKEMSRDIVLVVGAGNGIGKEVAHRLAKEGAHIVCADLSTEAAEKTASELSEIYGQGIGVAGTGISGCGPAIGATVDITNRDSIREMIQQTLLAYGGIDRVIVTAGVFVAPERDGSLSDDKWKFTFDVNVRGSYNVVDEFRSILKSQGLSAAVVLTTSVNGVVGKKGSVAYDTSKAAANHLVRELAIEMAPLVRVNAVAPATVVAGSTMFPRDRVIASLTKYDIEFAESESDEELRDKLANFYAKRTLTQQPITPADQAEAIYFLASNKSSKTTGQIINVDGGLHEAFLR
- a CDS encoding SDR family NAD(P)-dependent oxidoreductase; its protein translation is MERFKEKVAVVTGGGSGIGAAIATRLAAEGATVAIIELETERGQETVDAIKAADGSASVFACDVGSHDSVVSCFAKIESEFGPVNILVNNAGIAHVGNLSNTTEADLDRIYKVNVKGVYNCMYAAIGGMLKQKGGVILNLASIASKLGILDRFAYSMSKGAVFTMTLSVARDYVDKNIRCNCICPARVHTPFVDNFIAQNYPGEEEAVFQKLSEYQPLGRMGQPSEIASLVAYLCSDEAAFITGAAYDIDGGVTQLR